From Tachypleus tridentatus isolate NWPU-2018 chromosome 8, ASM421037v1, whole genome shotgun sequence, a single genomic window includes:
- the LOC143223829 gene encoding uncharacterized protein LOC143223829 isoform X2, whose amino-acid sequence MAERSGSKYLIHSIHRFCNSCWKVYFSVMPRSSYALPDMSQLHDLTYPLPGVLKAAKTEEHHETPKKDSEPDFRRLYSYLVNLLESNIPPDLPPAESEVIIILLKDLAQVVKYPLLQEEKEFLRSKLCSKLENINVV is encoded by the exons ATGGCTGAAAGATCTGGGagcaaatatttaattcactCCATTCACAGATTTTGTAACTCATGCTGGAAAGTTTACTTCTCAGTTATGCCAAGGAGCAGTTATGCTTTACCTGACATGTCACAACTTCATGATTTAACCTACCCCCTGCCAGGT GTGCTTAAAGCTGCAAAAACTGAGGAACATCATGAAACACCAAAAAAAGACAGTGAACCAGACTTTCGGAGACTGTACAGTTACTTAGTGAATCTGTTGGAGAGTAATATCCCTCCTGACTTACCACCTGCAGAGAGTGAAGTTATAATTATACTTCTTAAAGATCTTGCTCAAGTGGTAAAATATCCTCTTTTACAGGAAGAAAAAGAATTCCTGAGAAGTAAGTTATgtagtaaattagaaaatataaatgttgtataa
- the LOC143223829 gene encoding uncharacterized protein LOC143223829 isoform X1, with protein MLRKENASCEGKNKMNDQSQIEGKQAPIESWGDIVKKNVHIFFRNDDYSKIIAEVLKAAKTEEHHETPKKDSEPDFRRLYSYLVNLLESNIPPDLPPAESEVIIILLKDLAQVVKYPLLQEEKEFLRSKLCSKLENINVV; from the exons atgttaagaaaagaaaatgcGAGCTGCgagggaaaaaataaaatgaatgatcaATCACAAATTGAAGGAAAACAAGCTCCAATAGAATCCTGGGGAGATATTGTGAAAAAGAATGTTCATATTTTCTTCCGTAACGATGATTACTCCAAGATCATAGCAGAA GTGCTTAAAGCTGCAAAAACTGAGGAACATCATGAAACACCAAAAAAAGACAGTGAACCAGACTTTCGGAGACTGTACAGTTACTTAGTGAATCTGTTGGAGAGTAATATCCCTCCTGACTTACCACCTGCAGAGAGTGAAGTTATAATTATACTTCTTAAAGATCTTGCTCAAGTGGTAAAATATCCTCTTTTACAGGAAGAAAAAGAATTCCTGAGAAGTAAGTTATgtagtaaattagaaaatataaatgttgtataa